Below is a genomic region from Sporosarcina sp. 6E9.
TTTCCGACGCCAATCGGACCTTCAACTGTAATAAACGGAACAGGCATCAGAAGTCCCCCTTCATCTTTCATAATTATAGTGCTCCTTATTTTAACATACGAGTGAAATGAAAAATAGAGTGTACGGCCTATTTATCGACGGATTTCTACAATGTTTTTTCACGTGGAACAATTTCCGCATGAAAAATGCTACACTATGGCTAGGGAGCGATAGTTATGGATAAAAATGACCAAAAATACATGCAAATGGCGATCGATGAGGCAATGAAAGCGAAATTGCTCGGTGAAGTCCCGATAGGCGCAATCATCGTTCATAATGACAAAGTTATTGCACGTGCACATAACTTGCGAGAAACGACACAAAATGCGGTTACTCATGCAGAATTGTCGGCTATACAAGATGCATGCAGTGAGCTTGGTAGTTGGCGACTCGAAGAAACAACTTTATACGTAACACTTGAACCTTGTCCGATGTGCGCAGGCGCGATTTTACAATCACGAATTCCACGCGTTGTCTACGGTGCACGAGATCTCAAGGGCGGCTGTGTCGATTCACTATACCGGCTTCTAAATGATCCAAGATTTAACCATGAATGTGAAGTTACCGAAGGTGTACTGGGAGATGAATGCGGGGAAATGTTAACTTCCTTTTTCAAGGATATCCGGGAACGCAAAAAAAAAGCAAAAAAAGAGGCATCGCCAAAAGTCGATAATTGACTAATGGCGGAGCCTCTTCTTTATTAGTTAGTTTGTAATAACTTCTTTTCCGCCCATATATGGACGAAGAACCTCAGGAATGATAACTGATCCATCTTCCTGCTGGTAATTTTCAAGAATAGCTGCCACAGTTCGACCTACTGCTAGCCCACTTCCATTTAACGTATGCACGTATTCAGGCTTCGCGCCTGCTTCGCTACGATAGCGAATATGCGCACGACGCGCCTGGAAGTCTTCAAAGTTTGAACATGAAGATATTTCGCGGTACATATTTTGCGTTGGAATCCATACTTCGATGTCATATTTCTTAGCCGCAGTAAAACCAAGATCCGCTGTACACATATTTAACACGCGGTAAGGAAGGTTCAATAGTTGCAATACTTTCTCTGCATGCCCCGTCAACTTTTCAAGTTCTGCATAAGAATCCTCTGGCTTCACCAAACGGACAAGCTCAACTTTATTAAACTGATGCTGACGAATTAATCCGCGCGTATCACGACCGGCAGATCCTGCTTCTGATCGGAAGTTTGCACTATAGGCTGTAAACGCAATCGGAAGTTGCTCTCCATTTAAGATTTCATCGCGATGAAAATTCGTTACAGGCACTTCAGATGTAGGGATGAGAAAATAATCCTCTTCTTCCACGTGAAATAAATCTTCTGCAAATTTAGGGAGTTGACCTGTTCCTGTCAAACTTTCTCGATTTGCTAAGTACGGCGGCAAGATTTCTTCATAACCGTGTTCATCAATATGAAGGTCAAGCATAAAGTTAATTAGCGCTCGTTCCAACCGTGCACCTAGACCGCGATAAAAAACAAAACGACTGCCTGTAACTTTGGCCGCGCGTTCAAAATCAAGAATTTTTAAATCAGTTCCTAGATCCCAATGCGGTTTCGCTTCGAATTCGAATTCAGGTCGTTCACCCCAAGTACGAATTTCTATATTATCGTCCTCGCTATCCCCAAATGGGACGCTTTCGTGAGGTATATTAGGAATTCGCATCATGATATAATTCAATTTTTCTTCGACATCACGAAGTTCTTCATCCAATTCTTTTATTTCTTCGCCAACTTCACGCATCCGAACAATAGCTTCTTCAGCATCTTCTTTATTACGTTTCATCTCAGCAATTTGCCCAGATACATTATTCCGTTCAGCTTTCAGTACTTCCGCTTTGACGATAAGTTCCCGTCTTTTTTCATCTAATCCCCCAAACTTATCGAAATCTGAAAGATCTTCTCCGCGCTTAGAAAGCTTTTCTTTTACTTCATCAAAATTAGCCCGTACTTTTTTAATGTCTAACATCGTATACTCCTCCTTATTTTGTTGAAACTCGGAATTTAGGCAACAAAAAAAGCCCTCTATCCCCTATAATAGGGACGAGAACTACCCGCGTTGCCACCCAAATTAACCAGACGTTACCAAGTGTCTGATTCACTTCATTGAAATAACGGTTCAAGTACCGGCATAGACCTACTAATTGTTTCAGTCCAGCTACTCAGGGACGGATTCGCATCTGTTTTTATCGGCTCGCACCACCCGCCGACTCTCTTCAAAAAACATGCTTGCTACTATTTCCCATCATCGTTTCATATTTGAAATTATTATTAACATACTATATTGA
It encodes:
- the tadA gene encoding tRNA adenosine(34) deaminase TadA; the encoded protein is MDKNDQKYMQMAIDEAMKAKLLGEVPIGAIIVHNDKVIARAHNLRETTQNAVTHAELSAIQDACSELGSWRLEETTLYVTLEPCPMCAGAILQSRIPRVVYGARDLKGGCVDSLYRLLNDPRFNHECEVTEGVLGDECGEMLTSFFKDIRERKKKAKKEASPKVDN
- the serS gene encoding serine--tRNA ligase, which encodes MLDIKKVRANFDEVKEKLSKRGEDLSDFDKFGGLDEKRRELIVKAEVLKAERNNVSGQIAEMKRNKEDAEEAIVRMREVGEEIKELDEELRDVEEKLNYIMMRIPNIPHESVPFGDSEDDNIEIRTWGERPEFEFEAKPHWDLGTDLKILDFERAAKVTGSRFVFYRGLGARLERALINFMLDLHIDEHGYEEILPPYLANRESLTGTGQLPKFAEDLFHVEEEDYFLIPTSEVPVTNFHRDEILNGEQLPIAFTAYSANFRSEAGSAGRDTRGLIRQHQFNKVELVRLVKPEDSYAELEKLTGHAEKVLQLLNLPYRVLNMCTADLGFTAAKKYDIEVWIPTQNMYREISSCSNFEDFQARRAHIRYRSEAGAKPEYVHTLNGSGLAVGRTVAAILENYQQEDGSVIIPEVLRPYMGGKEVITN